The following coding sequences are from one Desulfosporosinus orientis DSM 765 window:
- a CDS encoding alpha-hydroxy-acid oxidizing protein: MNYKTMRQTAREKIKGFCRVCPECNGKACAGEVPGMGGAGTGASFKNNVEALAGYRINLRTLHGVKKPSTQLKLFGQELKTPIIGAPITGNNFNMGGALSEEEWAEAMIQGCLSSGALGSTGDAPDPAMYKAGVEVIAKAQGQGIPFMKPRELAELKDYFSQAEEAGVIAVGMDVDAAGLVTIPVSPKTKEEMKEIIDSTSLPFIIKGIMTVDEAEIAVEVGAAGIVVSNHGGRMLDHTPGTAEVLPEIAAAVAGRIPVIVDGGVRTGIDVLKMLALGADAVMIGRPLIIAGYGGGAEGIALAVRRMTNELKQAMILTGCQRLDDISIDVLF, translated from the coding sequence ATGAACTACAAAACAATGCGTCAGACTGCTCGAGAGAAAATAAAGGGATTTTGCCGGGTTTGTCCTGAATGTAACGGCAAAGCCTGTGCAGGTGAAGTTCCGGGTATGGGGGGAGCGGGGACAGGGGCCTCCTTCAAAAATAATGTTGAAGCCTTAGCCGGTTATCGCATTAATTTACGGACTCTTCATGGTGTAAAAAAACCGAGTACTCAGCTGAAATTATTTGGCCAGGAATTAAAGACGCCGATCATTGGGGCTCCCATTACCGGCAATAATTTTAATATGGGCGGAGCCTTAAGTGAAGAGGAATGGGCAGAAGCGATGATCCAAGGCTGTTTGAGCTCAGGGGCTCTGGGGTCCACGGGGGATGCTCCTGATCCGGCAATGTACAAAGCGGGGGTTGAGGTTATTGCCAAGGCTCAAGGTCAAGGAATCCCTTTTATGAAGCCTCGTGAACTGGCTGAATTGAAGGATTATTTTAGTCAGGCTGAAGAGGCAGGGGTCATTGCTGTAGGGATGGATGTTGATGCTGCAGGACTTGTCACCATACCTGTCAGTCCAAAAACTAAAGAAGAGATGAAAGAGATTATTGACAGTACATCCCTGCCCTTTATCATTAAAGGAATTATGACAGTGGATGAGGCTGAGATAGCAGTTGAGGTTGGAGCAGCAGGGATAGTGGTCTCTAATCATGGTGGAAGAATGCTTGACCACACACCTGGAACTGCCGAAGTTTTGCCGGAAATTGCAGCTGCAGTTGCCGGCAGAATCCCGGTAATTGTCGATGGCGGAGTCCGCACAGGTATCGATGTGTTAAAAATGTTAGCTCTTGGCGCAGACGCTGTTATGATCGGCAGGCCACTGATTATTGCCGGTTATGGCGGCGGAGCTGAAGGTATTGCCCTGGCTGTAAGGAGA